The sequence below is a genomic window from Roseiconus lacunae.
TTCAACCAAGCCACCGATACCGCTACCGAGAATCACACCGCAACGAGTGCGGTCGATCGCGTCAAAATCCAACTTCGAATCGTTGACGGCTTGGTGGCCGGCGTGGACGGCGAACTGGGTGAATCGGTCGAGGCGTTTCTCTTCGCGTGGGTCGGTGATCCCTTCGAGAGAGAAATCGTAGACTTCGCCAGCAAAATGGACTTTGTATTTTTCGGTATCGACCAGCGTGATTTTTCCGACGCCACTTTCGCCCGCCGTCAATCGTTTCCAAAACTCTTGGACTTCGACGGCAAGGGGAGTGACGACACCGACGCCGGTGATCACGACGCGACGTTCACCTTTGTAAACGGTGGGAGTCGCGGTGGACGAATTAGATTCCTGGGCCATCGTGCTGCCTGCAAGAAAGAAATCGCTTCAGGTTAACCAAGTGCCGGCGGGGTGACGTCCGGCAGTGTGCCTGAAAAAAAGAAGGGGAATTTGGCATCGAAATCGGGCGATGAGCACACCTTTAAATGGCATGGCACATCGCCCGTCGCGAGTTCGGTTGGACGCGGTTTGCTTACGCGTCGTCGCCTCGAGCGTTTTCGATGAAGTCGACCGCTTCGCCGACCTTTTGGATTTTCTCAGCGGCTTCGTCAGGAATGCTGATGTTGAACTCTTCTTCGAGTTCCATCACCAATTCGACGGTGTCGAGCGAGTCGGCGCCCAAATCGTTGACGAATGAGGTTTCACGGGTGATTTTGTCTTTTTCGACGCCAAGCTGTTCAGCAACGATGTCGACCACGCGCTCTTCGACGGTAGCCATAAGCGGTTCTCCAGTTTGTTATGTTCTTTAACAGGGAAGTTCGAATGGGAGGTGGTGTGTTCAGAGCGATGCCTGGCGAAGTGCCAAACGGTGACTTTGAACTTGGGTCAGCCGATGGAGCCCATGGACGCCTCGTTGATTCGCCGAAAAGATAGGGGAAACAAGCAAAAGGCGTCAATATCCCGGGGCCGACTATGCTCGACTTAAGCGGTCAGTTCGCAACTTAGCCGGTCATTCCGCCGTCAACGACGATGGTTTGGCCGGAAATATAACCTGCGTCTTTCGAGGCCAGGAACAATACCGCCGCGGCCACGTCCTCGGGATTTCCGACGCGTTTGGCGGGAATTGTTTTTTTGACTTCTTCAAGGATCGCGGCGGGGATCGCGTCGGTCATTTCACTGGCAATGAAGCCAGGTGCGACCGCGTTGACGGTCACGCCCCGATTGACGAGTTCTTTGCTCATCGTTCGCGTCATGCCGATCATCCCGGCCTTGCTGGCCGAGTAGTTTGCTTGGCCGGGATTGCCCATCAGGCCAGAAATGCTGGCCATGTTGATGATCCGGCCGTACTTCTTGCGTCGCATGATGCCAGCCGCGGCACGGCAGCACACGAAGCAACTTGTCAGGTTGGTCGCGATCACGCTGTCCCACTCTTCGTCACTCATCCCACGCATCGTTTTGTCGCGGGTGATGCCGGCGTTGTTGACTAGGATGTCCAGGCGGCCGTGGTCTTCGGCGATTTTCTTGATCGCCGCGTCGGTCGCTTCGCGATCGGTCACGTCGCACGCCACGGCGATGCCTTTTCCGCCGGCCGCTTCGATCTCGCTAACCGTTGCCGCCAGCTTATCGGCATTGCGTGCCAAGCAAGCGACGGTCGCCCCGTTCATTCCCAGGGCAACGGCGACTGCCTTTCCGAGCCCCTGCGAGGCACCGGTGACGATTGCAACCTGATCGGTCAGGTCGGCTTTGAGACTCATTTCCATGGCGGGCATTTGGTGTTTCTAAGTCAAGGAATGTGTTGCCTAGATCGGTTTCTAGGCCGGCTCTTCGGATTTGGCCATCAGCCCTTTGCTGAGGCGTCACCGCGGCGTTCGCGACAATTTCGGTTCAACAACCGCAGCGAACGTCCGTCGGCTGAGTAAGTCGAACCCGAACGTTTGGTCTAGGCGGCGCACTAGGATTCGTCACCGAACCCGTCGGTCGGAAGCTTGCGTTGGATTCGTTTCAGTGTGCCACGAAGGACTCGGCCCGTACCGGTTTCTAGGAATCCACCGATTCCGTCGTCAATCATTCGCCGGATGGAGGCTTCCCACTGAACC
It includes:
- a CDS encoding acyl carrier protein → MATVEERVVDIVAEQLGVEKDKITRETSFVNDLGADSLDTVELVMELEEEFNISIPDEAAEKIQKVGEAVDFIENARGDDA
- the fabG gene encoding 3-oxoacyl-[acyl-carrier-protein] reductase, encoding MEMSLKADLTDQVAIVTGASQGLGKAVAVALGMNGATVACLARNADKLAATVSEIEAAGGKGIAVACDVTDREATDAAIKKIAEDHGRLDILVNNAGITRDKTMRGMSDEEWDSVIATNLTSCFVCCRAAAGIMRRKKYGRIINMASISGLMGNPGQANYSASKAGMIGMTRTMSKELVNRGVTVNAVAPGFIASEMTDAIPAAILEEVKKTIPAKRVGNPEDVAAAVLFLASKDAGYISGQTIVVDGGMTG